In candidate division KSB1 bacterium, a genomic segment contains:
- a CDS encoding ATP-dependent 6-phosphofructokinase gives MPKKRMRLAVLTGGGDCPGLNAVIRAVTKTALLEYDMEVVGFKDGFEGLLENRYIDLDYEAVSGILTRGGTILGTSNRADPFNYPMLEGGKMVYRDRSDQAMQNFENLGLDALVCIGGDGTMAAAARMMDKGLPVVGVPKTIDNDLFGTDVTFGYDSAVATGTEAIDRLHTTAQSHHRVMVVEVMGRYAGWLALAIGIAGGGDIILIPEIPYDIDIVCERVRERNFRGSRFSILVVAEAAAPKGGKMVVRELVEGSPDKVRLGGIGSVIAKDIEQRTKVETRVTVLGHLLRGGVPTAYDRILATRFGVEAVRMVVNGQFGHMVGIQGGELKHVPIKEVGGRTRKVPLDSPLIMVARSVGTCLGD, from the coding sequence ATGCCAAAGAAACGCATGCGACTGGCGGTTTTGACCGGTGGAGGCGACTGCCCAGGTCTGAACGCGGTCATCCGCGCGGTGACCAAAACTGCGCTGCTGGAATACGACATGGAAGTGGTGGGCTTCAAGGACGGGTTCGAGGGGCTACTGGAGAACCGCTATATCGACCTTGACTACGAGGCGGTCTCTGGTATTCTCACCCGTGGGGGGACCATCTTGGGTACTTCGAACCGCGCAGACCCCTTCAACTATCCCATGCTGGAAGGGGGGAAGATGGTCTATCGTGACCGCTCGGACCAAGCGATGCAAAACTTTGAGAACTTGGGTCTGGACGCGCTGGTGTGCATCGGTGGTGACGGTACCATGGCGGCGGCCGCGCGTATGATGGACAAAGGCTTGCCTGTGGTCGGGGTGCCCAAGACCATCGACAATGACCTTTTCGGTACCGATGTCACCTTCGGCTACGACTCGGCAGTGGCCACCGGCACCGAGGCCATTGACCGCCTGCATACCACGGCCCAGTCTCACCATCGGGTGATGGTAGTGGAGGTGATGGGGCGCTATGCGGGCTGGCTGGCCTTGGCTATTGGCATCGCCGGCGGCGGCGACATTATCCTGATCCCGGAAATTCCCTACGACATTGATATCGTCTGCGAACGAGTCAGGGAGCGCAACTTCCGTGGCAGCCGGTTCAGCATCTTGGTGGTGGCCGAAGCGGCAGCACCAAAGGGCGGCAAAATGGTCGTGCGCGAGCTTGTTGAAGGGAGCCCAGACAAAGTCAGATTGGGGGGGATCGGCAGCGTGATCGCCAAGGACATTGAGCAACGTACCAAGGTGGAAACGCGCGTTACAGTGCTGGGGCACCTTCTGCGCGGGGGCGTGCCCACTGCCTACGACCGCATTCTAGCCACCCGTTTCGGCGTGGAGGCGGTGCGCATGGTGGTCAACGGCCAGTTCGGCCACATGGTGGGCATCCAAGGCGGCGAGTTGAAGCATGTGCCCATCAAGGAAGTCGGAGGCAGGACGCGAAAGGTGCCCTTAGATTCGCCATTGATCATGGTGGCCCGGAGTGTGGGAACTTGCTTGGGAGACTGA